In Catenulispora sp. GP43, one genomic interval encodes:
- a CDS encoding response regulator, which produces MTAEKAATAVRLVIADDQTAVRQGLGLLLGLLPDIDVVAQVGDGDAALEAVARHAPQVVLMDLHMPRRDGIEATKAIRRDHPGVQVVVLTTFDDDVSILRALQAGALGFLTKDATQAEIGRAVAAAAAGQAILDPAVQARLLAAAAGTAGTPQQSQDPDCLTARETDVLRLMAQGQTNREIAQTLFVTEATVKTHVNHIFAKTGSRDRAAAVYYAYAQGIAERGAG; this is translated from the coding sequence GTGACCGCCGAGAAGGCGGCCACCGCGGTCCGGCTGGTGATCGCCGACGACCAGACCGCGGTCCGGCAGGGTTTGGGCCTGCTGCTCGGGCTGCTGCCCGACATCGACGTGGTGGCGCAGGTCGGCGACGGCGACGCGGCGCTGGAGGCGGTGGCCCGGCACGCGCCGCAGGTGGTGCTGATGGACCTGCACATGCCGCGCCGCGACGGGATCGAGGCGACCAAGGCGATCCGGCGGGACCACCCCGGCGTCCAGGTGGTCGTCCTGACCACCTTCGACGACGACGTGTCGATCCTGCGCGCGCTGCAGGCCGGGGCGCTGGGCTTCCTGACCAAGGACGCCACCCAGGCCGAGATCGGCCGGGCGGTGGCCGCCGCGGCGGCCGGCCAGGCCATCCTGGACCCGGCCGTGCAGGCCCGGCTGCTGGCCGCGGCCGCCGGGACCGCCGGCACCCCGCAGCAGTCCCAGGATCCGGACTGCCTGACCGCGCGCGAGACCGACGTGCTGCGGCTCATGGCCCAGGGGCAGACGAACCGCGAGATCGCGCAGACCCTGTTCGTCACCGAGGCCACCGTGAAGACCCATGTGAACCACATCTTCGCCAAGACCGGGAGCCGGGACCGGGCCGCGGCCGTGTACTACGCCTACGCGCAGGGGATCGCCGAACGGGGCGCCGGCTGA
- a CDS encoding beta-ketoacyl synthase has protein sequence MTRQSEERRVVVTGLGMTTPLGGDVSSTWQALLAGDSGAARLTEPWTEQVAVPMAARVKVEPAEVLKNATARKLDRSQQLALIAAREAWADAGTPEVDPLRLAVVVGSGVGGVLTVLEHDEVIATRGADKVSAFSVPMLMGSGAAAAIGIELAARAGVHTPVSACASGAEAIAMGLTLIRSGRADVVLAGGTDAIIHRLGLTCFDQMRALSKRIDDPRGALRPFGADRDGFVLGEGAGAMLLESEEHARARGARVYARLAGAGLSSDGLSMTAPDPAGQIRALRAALDDARLSAADIAHVNAHATGTFTGDAAEATALSAALGDHVLVSATKGGTGHMIGGTGAVEAAFTVLSVRDDVLPPTRNLNRPDPEIKLDVVTTALRTRVDAAISNSFGFGGQNVVLVFAKD, from the coding sequence GTGACGAGGCAGAGCGAAGAACGCCGGGTCGTGGTCACCGGTCTCGGGATGACCACGCCTCTGGGCGGCGATGTGTCCAGCACCTGGCAGGCCCTGCTGGCCGGCGACAGCGGCGCCGCACGGCTGACCGAGCCGTGGACGGAGCAGGTCGCGGTGCCGATGGCGGCCCGCGTCAAGGTCGAGCCGGCCGAGGTCCTGAAGAACGCGACCGCGCGCAAGCTGGACCGCAGTCAGCAGCTCGCGCTGATCGCCGCGCGGGAGGCGTGGGCGGACGCCGGCACACCGGAGGTCGATCCGCTGCGGCTGGCGGTCGTCGTGGGCAGCGGGGTCGGCGGGGTGCTGACCGTGCTCGAGCACGACGAGGTGATCGCCACCCGCGGGGCCGACAAGGTCAGCGCCTTCTCCGTGCCGATGCTGATGGGCAGCGGCGCGGCGGCGGCGATCGGGATCGAGCTGGCGGCCCGCGCCGGCGTGCACACCCCGGTGAGCGCCTGCGCTTCCGGGGCCGAGGCGATCGCCATGGGCCTGACCCTGATCCGCTCCGGCCGCGCCGACGTGGTGCTGGCCGGCGGGACCGACGCCATCATCCACCGGCTCGGCCTGACCTGCTTCGACCAGATGCGGGCCCTGTCCAAGCGGATCGACGACCCGCGGGGGGCCCTGCGGCCGTTCGGCGCCGACCGGGACGGCTTCGTCCTCGGCGAGGGCGCCGGCGCCATGCTGCTGGAGTCCGAGGAGCACGCCCGGGCCCGCGGCGCGCGGGTGTACGCCCGGCTGGCCGGGGCCGGCCTGAGCTCCGACGGGCTGTCGATGACCGCACCGGACCCGGCCGGCCAGATCAGGGCCCTGCGAGCCGCGCTGGACGACGCGCGCCTGAGCGCCGCCGACATCGCGCACGTCAACGCGCACGCCACCGGAACCTTCACCGGCGACGCCGCCGAGGCGACCGCCCTGAGCGCGGCGCTGGGCGACCACGTCCTGGTCAGCGCGACCAAGGGCGGCACCGGGCACATGATCGGCGGCACCGGCGCGGTCGAGGCGGCCTTCACCGTGCTGTCGGTCCGCGACGACGTGCTGCCGCCGACCCGCAACCTGAACCGCCCGGATCCGGAGATCAAGCTCGACGTCGTCACGACCGCCCTGCGCACCCGGGTCGACGCCGCCATCAGCAACTCCTTCGGATTCGGGGGCCAGAACGTCGTGCTCGTCTTCGCCAAGGACTGA
- a CDS encoding acyl-CoA dehydrogenase family protein: protein MRRTVYNEDHEAFRKMFRDFLQAEVVPYYADWERERRVPRSLYRRLGELGVFGIRAPVEYGGAGERSYKYNAILTEETTRLGVGLGAAAVHYNLVLPYLMTFTDAAQKDRWLPPFISGEMMTAIAMTEPGAGSDLAGITTVATPSDDGTHYVLRGSKTFISGGAQADRVLVVTRIAGDERRGLSILCVDAHSPGFAVGRGLEKIGLHAQDTVELFFDDVRVPAEDLLGVAGQGFKYLVHNLTEERLTIALGATAQAAAAVRFTVDYVKERKAFGRAVATFQNTKFVLADCLSRVQAMQAMGDQALELFDAGELSPADAAALKLFATETAGQVIDQCLQLHGGYGFVTEYPIARLYTDTRVSRLYGGTSEIMRGIVADDLLHRPDAV, encoded by the coding sequence ATGCGTCGCACCGTCTACAACGAGGACCACGAAGCGTTCCGCAAGATGTTCCGCGACTTCCTGCAAGCGGAGGTCGTGCCCTACTACGCGGACTGGGAACGGGAGCGAAGGGTCCCGCGCTCGCTGTACCGGCGGCTGGGGGAGCTGGGTGTGTTCGGCATCCGCGCCCCGGTCGAATACGGCGGTGCGGGGGAGCGCTCCTATAAGTACAACGCGATCCTCACCGAGGAGACCACCAGGCTCGGCGTCGGACTGGGTGCCGCGGCGGTCCACTACAACCTGGTGCTCCCGTATCTGATGACCTTCACCGACGCCGCGCAGAAGGACCGGTGGCTGCCGCCGTTCATCAGCGGCGAGATGATGACCGCCATCGCGATGACCGAACCCGGCGCGGGCTCGGACCTCGCCGGGATCACCACCGTCGCGACCCCGTCCGACGACGGCACCCACTACGTGCTGCGCGGCTCCAAGACCTTCATCTCCGGCGGCGCACAAGCCGACCGGGTCCTGGTGGTGACCCGCATCGCCGGCGACGAACGGCGGGGCCTGTCGATCCTGTGCGTCGACGCCCACTCGCCCGGGTTCGCCGTCGGCCGGGGCCTGGAGAAGATCGGCCTGCACGCCCAGGACACTGTCGAGCTGTTCTTCGACGACGTGCGGGTCCCGGCGGAGGACCTGCTCGGCGTGGCCGGGCAGGGCTTCAAGTACCTGGTGCACAACCTCACCGAGGAACGGCTGACGATCGCCCTCGGGGCGACGGCCCAGGCCGCCGCCGCGGTCCGCTTCACCGTCGACTACGTCAAGGAACGCAAAGCGTTCGGCCGGGCCGTCGCCACGTTCCAGAACACGAAGTTCGTGCTCGCCGACTGCCTGTCCCGGGTGCAGGCCATGCAGGCGATGGGCGACCAGGCCCTCGAGCTGTTCGACGCCGGAGAGCTCAGCCCGGCCGACGCGGCCGCCCTCAAGCTGTTCGCCACGGAGACCGCCGGCCAGGTGATCGACCAGTGCCTGCAACTGCACGGCGGCTACGGCTTCGTGACCGAGTACCCGATCGCCCGGCTCTACACCGACACCCGGGTGTCCCGGCTCTACGGCGGCACCTCCGAGATCATGCGCGGCATCGTGGCCGACGACCTGCTTCACCGTCCTGACGCCGTATAG
- a CDS encoding Nramp family divalent metal transporter has protein sequence MTVQARPPRPSGEAVRRVRPAAIQAAVPVVGAAAVAGIAFVDPGNFAADAAAGAGTGYALLWAVLVASVAAAYVQYLAAKVGALSGQGLPELCRRRLPRAAVWPLWAQAEVVCAATDLAEVVGTATALHILTGLPPLAGALLAGAGGFAITSAKLGGQALERMMAAVLTTVFVCFAVIVAVVRPPLPGIAGGLAPRLPGGDGAALVAGLVGATIMPHVIYLHSALAARTPRLAAEETIRAQRREVTVAMTIAGLANLAMLAVFARALHGRADSSVTLEQTHRILAGLHPAAALIVVLALLVAGVASAGVGVHAGQEVMRGFLRRSPPATVRRLVTLVPSLILLGLGVSPTRALLLSQVVLSFGVPFGLAPLIWLARREDVMGERRAGLRATVAATALSGVLVALNVWTVATAL, from the coding sequence GTGACCGTCCAGGCCCGCCCGCCGCGTCCGTCGGGCGAGGCCGTCCGCCGCGTCCGGCCCGCCGCCATCCAGGCGGCGGTGCCGGTCGTCGGCGCGGCCGCGGTCGCCGGCATCGCCTTCGTCGATCCGGGCAACTTCGCGGCCGACGCCGCCGCGGGCGCCGGGACCGGGTACGCGCTGCTGTGGGCGGTGCTCGTCGCCAGCGTCGCCGCGGCCTATGTGCAGTATCTGGCGGCCAAGGTCGGCGCGCTGTCCGGTCAGGGACTGCCCGAGCTGTGCCGGCGGCGGCTGCCGCGGGCCGCGGTGTGGCCGCTGTGGGCACAGGCCGAGGTGGTCTGCGCCGCCACCGATCTGGCCGAGGTCGTCGGGACGGCGACCGCCCTGCACATCCTCACCGGCCTGCCGCCGCTGGCCGGGGCGCTGCTGGCGGGCGCGGGCGGCTTCGCGATCACCTCGGCGAAGCTCGGCGGGCAGGCCCTGGAGCGCATGATGGCCGCGGTGCTGACGACGGTGTTCGTGTGCTTCGCGGTCATCGTCGCGGTGGTGCGGCCGCCGCTGCCGGGCATCGCCGGCGGACTGGCGCCGCGTCTGCCCGGCGGCGACGGGGCCGCGCTGGTCGCCGGGCTCGTCGGCGCGACCATCATGCCGCACGTCATCTATCTGCATTCGGCCCTGGCCGCGCGGACCCCGCGCCTGGCGGCCGAGGAGACGATCCGCGCACAGCGGCGCGAGGTGACGGTCGCGATGACCATCGCGGGCCTGGCGAACCTGGCGATGCTCGCCGTGTTCGCCAGGGCCCTGCACGGCCGCGCCGACTCCTCGGTGACGCTGGAGCAGACGCACCGGATCCTGGCCGGTCTCCACCCGGCGGCCGCGCTGATCGTGGTGCTGGCGCTGCTCGTGGCCGGGGTCGCCTCCGCCGGGGTGGGCGTGCACGCCGGCCAGGAGGTCATGCGCGGTTTCCTGCGGCGCTCACCCCCGGCGACGGTGCGGCGCCTGGTGACGCTGGTGCCGTCGCTGATCCTGCTGGGGCTGGGGGTCAGCCCGACCCGGGCGCTGCTGCTGTCTCAGGTCGTGCTCTCGTTCGGCGTGCCCTTCGGCCTGGCGCCGCTGATCTGGCTGGCCCGCCGCGAGGACGTGATGGGCGAGCGCCGGGCCGGCCTGCGGGCGACCGTCGCGGCGACGGCGCTGTCCGGCGTGCTGGTCGCGCTGAACGTCTGGACGGTCGCCACGGCCCTCTGA
- a CDS encoding acyl-ACP desaturase — protein sequence MTVTESATGVDLLAELEPVVEQNLNRHLGTAKEWFPHEYVPWSAGRDFDTEPWEPEQSRLSKDAQAALEINLLTEDNLPSYHHIIAERYGLEGPWGTWVHRWTAEEGRHGQVLRDYLLVTRGVDPVELERARMATVEIGYPGRGDDPLSAIIYVTLQELATRVAHRNAGRASGDPVAERLLSRIAVDENLHMVFYRSLMEAALHLAPSETVTAFDKVLRDFAMPGRGIPGFTRRALAIARAGIYNLRVHHDEVAMPLVRYVKVLDLGGLDASGAAAQERLGTFVTELDRAATRQTEQIEAAQAKRLAAAPITRRTP from the coding sequence ATGACCGTGACCGAATCCGCGACCGGAGTCGACCTGCTCGCCGAGCTGGAGCCCGTCGTCGAGCAGAACCTGAACCGCCACCTGGGCACCGCCAAGGAGTGGTTCCCCCACGAGTACGTGCCCTGGTCCGCGGGCCGCGACTTCGACACCGAGCCCTGGGAGCCGGAGCAGTCCCGGCTCTCCAAGGACGCCCAGGCGGCGCTGGAGATCAACCTGCTGACGGAGGACAACCTGCCCTCCTACCACCACATCATCGCCGAGCGCTACGGTCTGGAAGGGCCGTGGGGCACGTGGGTGCACCGGTGGACCGCCGAAGAGGGCCGGCACGGCCAGGTGCTGCGCGACTACCTCCTGGTCACCCGCGGCGTGGACCCGGTCGAGCTGGAGCGGGCCCGGATGGCCACGGTCGAGATCGGCTATCCGGGGCGCGGCGACGACCCGCTCAGCGCCATCATCTACGTCACCCTGCAGGAGCTGGCCACCCGCGTCGCGCACCGCAACGCCGGGCGCGCCAGCGGCGACCCGGTCGCCGAGCGGCTGCTGTCGCGGATCGCCGTCGACGAGAACCTGCACATGGTCTTCTACCGCTCGCTGATGGAGGCCGCGCTGCACCTCGCCCCCTCGGAGACGGTGACCGCCTTCGACAAGGTGCTGCGCGACTTCGCCATGCCCGGCCGCGGCATCCCCGGATTCACCCGCCGGGCCCTGGCCATCGCCCGGGCCGGCATCTACAACCTGCGGGTGCACCACGACGAGGTCGCCATGCCGCTGGTGCGCTATGTGAAAGTCCTGGATCTCGGCGGGCTCGACGCCTCGGGCGCCGCCGCGCAAGAAAGGCTCGGCACGTTCGTCACCGAGCTGGACCGGGCTGCTACCCGGCAGACCGAACAGATCGAGGCGGCGCAGGCCAAGCGCCTGGCAGCCGCCCCCATCACCAGGAGGACACCATGA
- a CDS encoding BTAD domain-containing putative transcriptional regulator has translation MELRILGPIEAWHGGEEIRLDGTKQRTFLASLMLGEGRIVHDVRLAEHLWGANPPSTMDAQLYTYASRLRSYLGGHARVVRRSPGYLLHADGAWIDLVEFERLRRRADADWNLGRHAEAAASYREALALWRGPALAGGADALISAEGVALEETRLVVLARRLECELELGRAVELLPELRSLVARHPLHEGFRASLINALYQADRQSEALLEYDKVRHILQEELGVYPGPGLSRLFQRILAGEHPSMVA, from the coding sequence ATGGAACTGCGTATTCTGGGGCCGATCGAGGCCTGGCACGGCGGCGAGGAGATCCGGCTCGACGGCACGAAGCAGCGGACGTTCTTGGCGTCCCTGATGCTCGGCGAGGGCCGCATCGTGCACGACGTCCGACTCGCCGAACACCTGTGGGGGGCCAACCCGCCGTCCACGATGGACGCCCAGCTCTACACCTACGCCTCGCGGCTGCGCTCCTACCTCGGCGGGCACGCCCGCGTGGTACGCCGGTCCCCGGGGTACCTGCTGCACGCCGACGGCGCGTGGATCGATCTCGTGGAGTTCGAGCGGCTGCGCCGCCGCGCCGACGCGGACTGGAACCTCGGGCGCCACGCCGAGGCCGCCGCGTCCTACCGCGAGGCCCTGGCGCTGTGGCGCGGACCGGCCCTGGCCGGCGGTGCCGACGCGCTGATCAGCGCCGAGGGCGTGGCCCTGGAGGAGACCCGGCTGGTGGTGCTGGCCCGGCGCCTGGAATGCGAACTGGAGCTGGGCCGCGCCGTCGAACTCCTGCCGGAGCTGCGCTCGCTGGTGGCCCGCCACCCCCTGCACGAGGGCTTCCGGGCCTCGCTGATCAACGCCCTGTACCAGGCCGACCGCCAGTCCGAGGCGCTGCTGGAGTACGACAAGGTGCGCCACATCCTGCAAGAGGAGCTCGGGGTGTACCCCGGGCCCGGGCTGAGCCGGCTCTTCCAACGGATCCTGGCCGGCGAACATCCCTCGATGGTCGCCTGA
- a CDS encoding GMC family oxidoreductase: protein MTRTEAFDYVVVGAGAAGAPLAARLSADPGATVLVLEAGPADDMASISVPALFPALFGTAVDWADETVAQPELSGRQVYWPHGRTLGGSSSINAMMWVPGQRADYDGWAESAGPTWSYDALRPILSRIGCDDDAPMRVAELRDPAPVTSAFVDACVKAGIPLAEDEIGSTADGVRPTMVTQDGGRRRSTADGYLRPATDRPNLVVRHDAAVERVEFDGDQAVAVRYLDTASASTGSTAEGATSEGRTITVAVRREVILCAGAIDSPRILMLSGVGPADRLREHRIPVVADAPEVGRNLRDHLAAMLVAEAAEPAVDPRRDARSFGPFRADARGPLTSNLGEAYAFVRSDPALAHPDLELVLLTGQFLDEGRVRPQTAGHSVAVVLLRPASRGQITLRDADPRSRPLIDPGYLSDPRDREVLEAGLRIAEEVLATEPLASETGAATQPALPPGPERRRAAVQKAQSLYHPAGTCRMGTDPGSVVDEQLRVRGVRNLRVADASVMPEIVRGHTAAPSMLIGERAAELIAAARRE from the coding sequence GTGACGCGGACAGAAGCCTTCGACTACGTCGTCGTGGGAGCCGGGGCGGCGGGCGCACCGCTGGCCGCCCGGCTCAGCGCCGACCCGGGCGCGACGGTGCTGGTCCTGGAGGCCGGGCCGGCCGACGACATGGCCTCGATCTCGGTACCCGCGCTGTTCCCCGCCCTGTTCGGCACCGCTGTCGACTGGGCCGACGAGACCGTCGCGCAACCGGAGCTGTCCGGCCGGCAGGTGTACTGGCCGCACGGCCGCACTCTCGGCGGCTCCTCGTCGATCAACGCCATGATGTGGGTGCCCGGCCAGCGGGCCGACTACGACGGCTGGGCCGAATCCGCCGGACCGACCTGGTCCTACGACGCGCTGCGCCCGATCCTGTCCCGCATCGGCTGCGACGACGACGCGCCGATGCGCGTGGCCGAGCTGCGCGATCCGGCACCGGTGACGTCGGCGTTCGTGGACGCCTGTGTGAAGGCCGGGATCCCGCTCGCCGAGGACGAGATCGGCTCGACCGCCGACGGTGTTCGGCCCACGATGGTCACACAGGACGGCGGCCGGCGGCGCAGCACGGCCGACGGATACCTGCGGCCCGCGACGGACCGGCCGAACCTGGTGGTGCGGCACGACGCGGCCGTGGAGCGGGTCGAGTTCGATGGCGACCAGGCCGTGGCGGTGCGGTATCTGGATACCGCCAGCGCCAGCACCGGCAGCACTGCCGAGGGCGCTACTTCCGAGGGCCGCACCATCACCGTCGCGGTCCGCCGCGAAGTGATCCTCTGCGCCGGCGCGATCGACTCACCCAGAATCCTGATGCTCTCCGGCGTCGGCCCCGCCGACCGCCTGCGCGAGCACAGGATCCCCGTGGTCGCCGACGCCCCGGAGGTCGGGCGCAATCTGCGCGACCACCTCGCCGCGATGCTGGTGGCAGAAGCCGCCGAGCCCGCCGTGGACCCGCGCCGCGACGCGCGCAGCTTCGGGCCGTTCCGTGCGGACGCCCGCGGGCCGCTGACCTCCAACCTCGGCGAGGCGTACGCCTTCGTGCGCAGCGATCCGGCGCTCGCCCACCCGGATCTGGAGCTGGTGCTGCTGACCGGGCAGTTCCTCGACGAGGGGCGCGTGCGGCCGCAGACCGCCGGCCACAGCGTCGCCGTGGTCCTGCTCCGGCCCGCCAGCCGTGGGCAGATCACGCTGCGGGACGCCGATCCTCGCTCCCGGCCGCTGATCGATCCCGGCTACCTGAGCGATCCGCGGGACCGCGAGGTGCTGGAGGCCGGGCTGCGCATCGCCGAGGAGGTGCTGGCCACCGAGCCGCTGGCCTCGGAGACCGGCGCGGCCACGCAGCCGGCGCTGCCGCCGGGCCCGGAGCGCCGCCGTGCCGCCGTGCAGAAGGCGCAGTCGCTCTATCACCCGGCCGGGACCTGCCGGATGGGGACCGACCCGGGCTCGGTCGTGGACGAACAGCTCCGGGTCCGCGGGGTCCGGAACCTGCGGGTGGCCGACGCCTCGGTCATGCCGGAGATCGTGCGCGGGCACACCGCCGCGCCGTCGATGCTCATCGGGGAGCGGGCCGCCGAGCTGATCGCGGCCGCGCGAAGGGAGTAG
- a CDS encoding R2-like ligand-binding oxidase: protein MRDNGTSRRSGYESLRAGGLDWDSLPMRLFAKGNRKFWNPADLDFSRDAEDFAALDPQAKEMVAIMCAQFVAGEEAVTQDIQPFMAAVSSEGRLGDEMYLAQFCFEEAKHVEVFRRWMDAVGLREDLNELVTGNPGYQEIFTVALPEALDKLHHDPSPANQVRASITYNHLIEGTLALTGYYTWNRFCTARDIFPGMRRIVELIGDDERRHMAWGTYTCRRHVAADAENWTIAQGTMRELIPHALRQIDFAAQAYPADLFDIGVKEILLYASSRPRRRLKAISSALAESAADVERDVVAERLEDEFAEEDRRQAAGARR, encoded by the coding sequence ATGCGAGACAACGGAACCTCCCGGCGCAGCGGCTACGAATCGCTGCGGGCCGGCGGCCTGGACTGGGATTCGCTGCCGATGCGGCTGTTCGCCAAGGGCAACCGGAAGTTCTGGAACCCGGCGGACCTCGACTTCAGCCGCGACGCCGAGGACTTCGCCGCGCTGGATCCGCAGGCCAAGGAGATGGTCGCGATCATGTGCGCCCAGTTCGTCGCGGGCGAGGAGGCCGTCACCCAGGACATCCAGCCGTTCATGGCCGCCGTCTCCTCCGAGGGCCGGCTGGGCGACGAGATGTACCTGGCGCAGTTCTGCTTCGAGGAGGCCAAGCACGTCGAGGTCTTCCGCCGCTGGATGGACGCCGTCGGGCTGCGCGAGGACCTCAACGAGCTGGTCACCGGCAACCCCGGCTACCAGGAGATCTTCACCGTCGCGCTGCCCGAGGCGCTGGACAAGCTGCACCACGACCCGAGCCCGGCCAACCAGGTGCGCGCCTCGATCACCTACAACCACCTCATCGAGGGCACGCTGGCGCTCACCGGCTACTACACGTGGAACCGGTTCTGCACCGCGCGCGACATCTTCCCGGGCATGCGCCGGATCGTGGAGCTGATCGGCGACGACGAGCGGCGCCACATGGCGTGGGGCACCTACACCTGCCGCCGCCACGTCGCCGCCGACGCCGAGAACTGGACGATCGCGCAGGGCACCATGCGGGAGCTGATCCCGCACGCGCTGCGCCAGATCGACTTCGCCGCGCAGGCCTACCCGGCCGACCTGTTCGACATCGGCGTGAAGGAGATCCTGCTGTACGCGAGCAGCCGTCCGCGCCGGCGCCTCAAGGCCATCTCCTCGGCGCTGGCCGAGTCGGCGGCCGACGTCGAGCGGGACGTGGTGGCCGAGCGGCTCGAGGACGAGTTCGCCGAAGAGGACCGCCGCCAGGCCGCGGGTGCGCGTCGGTGA
- a CDS encoding fatty acyl-AMP ligase, whose translation MRLPSGPWSTLVDVCVSRAAEDPDRGFFSYLPDGRTVGSSLTAGAVDRQARALAVVLLRHADPGDRVLLAYPPGLEFIVGFYGCLYAGMIAVPVPPVEIGRLGARSDKAEAVRGSARPKVFLTTEAALARLDGGRAVPALADLVFLASDTVIGPDAGELAQKWSAPRIEPDSVAYLQYSSGSTGVPKGVILTHRNVLHNLELIRANAFRGAPAEGERTESNVLFLPFFHDMGLVNGVLSPLYRDYEAVHLSPMAFVQRPVSWLRAISERGRAVSVAPNFAYDLAVRRIPDEQVAELDLSGWRLAGCGAEPVRPQTIDAFCEKFAAAGFSRSAFYPCYGLAESTVMVSGGPALTEPVVVGFDAERLAAGKVVPASAGTGADRVRTLVGCGQIQESVTLRIVAPLTRRVCAPDEIGEIYIAGPSVGEGYWNAPRQTAETFGIELPDEPGVPFLATGDLGFVHGGQVFVTGRRKDAIILNGLNYYPHDIEAAVRGAHPALRDDRGCAFSVDDGSQERLVVLAEVQRRYRVVREPAAPSPETGQAPRESTRPTVDASEIESAVAAAVASAQGVRVDEVVLVAAGALPYTSSAKIKRAECRSRYIAAQLELA comes from the coding sequence ATGCGATTGCCGTCCGGGCCGTGGTCGACCCTCGTCGACGTCTGTGTTTCCCGAGCCGCCGAGGACCCCGACCGCGGGTTCTTCTCCTACCTCCCCGACGGCCGTACCGTCGGCTCGTCGCTGACCGCCGGCGCGGTGGACCGGCAGGCCAGGGCGCTGGCGGTGGTGCTGCTGCGGCACGCCGACCCCGGCGACCGGGTCCTGCTGGCCTATCCGCCGGGCCTGGAGTTCATCGTCGGGTTCTACGGCTGCCTGTACGCCGGCATGATCGCGGTGCCGGTCCCGCCGGTGGAGATCGGCCGGCTGGGCGCCCGGAGCGACAAGGCGGAGGCGGTCCGCGGCAGCGCGCGGCCCAAGGTGTTCCTGACCACCGAGGCCGCGTTGGCCCGGCTGGACGGCGGCCGGGCCGTGCCGGCGCTGGCCGACCTGGTGTTCCTGGCCTCCGACACGGTGATCGGCCCGGACGCCGGCGAGCTGGCGCAGAAGTGGAGCGCGCCGCGGATCGAGCCGGACTCGGTCGCGTACCTGCAGTACTCCTCGGGGTCGACGGGCGTGCCCAAGGGCGTGATCCTCACCCATCGCAACGTGCTGCACAACCTGGAGCTCATCCGGGCCAACGCCTTCCGGGGCGCGCCGGCCGAGGGCGAGCGCACGGAGTCGAACGTGCTGTTCCTGCCGTTCTTCCACGACATGGGCCTGGTCAACGGCGTGCTCTCGCCGCTGTACCGGGACTACGAGGCCGTGCACCTGTCGCCGATGGCGTTCGTGCAGCGTCCCGTCAGCTGGCTGCGGGCCATCTCCGAGCGCGGCCGCGCGGTGAGCGTGGCCCCCAACTTCGCCTACGACCTGGCGGTGCGCCGGATCCCGGACGAGCAGGTCGCCGAGCTGGACCTGTCGGGCTGGCGGCTGGCCGGCTGCGGGGCCGAGCCGGTGCGGCCGCAGACCATCGACGCGTTCTGCGAGAAGTTCGCCGCCGCCGGGTTCTCCCGCTCGGCGTTCTACCCCTGCTACGGACTCGCCGAGTCGACGGTGATGGTCAGCGGTGGGCCGGCGCTGACCGAGCCGGTGGTGGTCGGCTTCGACGCCGAGCGGCTGGCGGCGGGCAAGGTGGTCCCGGCCTCCGCCGGCACCGGCGCCGACCGGGTCAGAACACTCGTGGGCTGTGGGCAGATCCAGGAGTCGGTGACGCTGCGGATCGTCGCGCCGCTGACCCGGCGGGTGTGCGCGCCCGACGAGATCGGCGAGATCTACATCGCCGGCCCCAGCGTCGGCGAGGGCTACTGGAACGCGCCGCGGCAGACCGCTGAGACCTTCGGCATCGAGCTGCCCGACGAGCCCGGCGTGCCGTTCCTGGCCACCGGCGACCTCGGATTCGTCCACGGCGGCCAGGTGTTCGTCACCGGCCGGCGCAAGGACGCGATCATCCTCAACGGGCTCAACTACTACCCGCACGACATCGAGGCCGCCGTGCGCGGAGCCCATCCGGCGCTGCGCGACGACCGCGGCTGCGCCTTCTCCGTCGACGACGGCAGCCAGGAGCGGCTGGTCGTGCTGGCCGAGGTGCAGCGCCGGTACCGGGTGGTGCGGGAGCCGGCGGCGCCGTCGCCCGAGACCGGGCAGGCCCCGCGGGAATCGACGCGTCCGACCGTGGACGCGTCCGAGATCGAGTCCGCGGTGGCCGCGGCGGTCGCCTCCGCGCAGGGCGTGCGGGTGGACGAGGTGGTGCTGGTCGCGGCCGGCGCCCTGCCCTACACCAGCAGCGCGAAGATCAAGCGCGCCGAATGCCGGAGCCGCTATATCGCCGCCCAACTCGAGCTCGCCTAA
- a CDS encoding acyl carrier protein — MTAPTEQTAALGREEAAAKVAEIFDMIAGIPAEEITPDRRLADDLAIDSLTMIEIAVTIQDELTVSVADDKLKELRTIGDIIDLVVAPR; from the coding sequence ATGACCGCTCCCACGGAGCAGACCGCCGCGTTGGGCAGGGAGGAGGCCGCCGCGAAGGTCGCGGAGATCTTCGACATGATCGCCGGCATCCCGGCCGAGGAGATCACCCCGGACCGCCGGCTGGCCGACGACCTGGCGATCGACTCGCTGACGATGATCGAGATCGCGGTGACGATCCAGGACGAGCTGACCGTCTCGGTCGCCGACGACAAGCTCAAGGAGCTGCGCACGATCGGCGACATCATCGATCTGGTCGTCGCGCCGCGGTGA